In Vicia villosa cultivar HV-30 ecotype Madison, WI unplaced genomic scaffold, Vvil1.0 ctg.001941F_1_1, whole genome shotgun sequence, a single genomic region encodes these proteins:
- the LOC131637202 gene encoding E3 ubiquitin-protein ligase AIRP2-like, whose amino-acid sequence MGFVLKKRKKELEEKENREIMRKSFKDSLKALEADIHFANTLASDYPSDPDGVCLQMRLSYSPAAHFFLFFVQWTDCYLAGALGLLKILIYKAYKDGKTTMSIYERKASLKEFYGVVFPSLLQLHRGITDVDDRKQKHLCATKYRHKELINKGKSTEIDTEEEDEEECDICMEINTMVVLPSCNHSMCMKCYRDWHGRSESCPFCRDSLKRVNSGDLWMYMSSNEIDDIASINKENLKRLFMYIEKLPLVARPYIHIISSQLMVAS is encoded by the exons ATGGGGTTTGTTCtgaaaaaaaggaagaaagaattagaagaaaaagaaaatagagagaTCATGAGAAAGTCTTTTAAGGATTCCCTCAAAGCTCTTGAAGCTGACATTCATTTTGCCAATACACT agcttCTGATTATCCAAGTGATCCAGATGGTGTCTGCCTTCAAATGAGATTGTCTTATAGCCCAGCTGCCCATTTCTTCCTCTTTTTTGTTCAGTGGACTGACTGTTACCTCGCCGGAGCCTTAGGGTTGCTTAAAATTCTTATCTATAAG GCATATAAAGATGGGAAGACAACCATGTCTATATATGAAAGAAAAGCCAGTTTGAAGGAGTTCTATG GTGTGGTGTTTCCGTCTTTATTGCAACTTCATCGAGGAATCACTGATGTTGatgataggaaacaaaaacaTCTTTGCGCTACTAAGTACAGGCATAAAGAGTTGATAAACAAAGGAAAGAGCACTGAAATTGACACagaagaagaggatgaagaagagtgtgataTTTGCATGGAGATCAACACCATGGTTGTATTGCCCAGTTGCAATCATTCGATGTGTATGAAATGCTACCGAGATTG GCATGGAAGATCGGAATCTTGCCCGTTCTGTCGGGACAGTCTTAAAAGAGTAAACTCGGGTGATCTTTGGATGTACATGAGCAGCAATGAGATAGATGATATTGCTTCAATCAACAAGGAGAATTTGAAAAGACTTTTTATGTATATAGAAAAGTTGCCTCTTGTTGCTAGACCCTATATTCATATCATCTCATCACAGCTTATGGTTGCCTCATAG